A genomic window from Luteolibacter sp. LG18 includes:
- the rpoC gene encoding DNA-directed RNA polymerase subunit beta', producing the protein MSVDTNLRELFGVDERPEAFDQVSITVASPDTIRSWSKGEVKNPETINYRTFKPEKGGLFCERIFGPTRDWECACGKYKRIKHKGVVCDRCGVEVTLSRVRRERMGHIELAVPVSHIWFYKCMPSRIGLVLDMSARHLERVIYYEDYIVTEPGNTPLERGQLLTETELREAEDAYGEDTFRAGMGAEAIQDLLKQIDLADLAIKLEQELGTTRSKQNKKKLSKRLKIAQGFAGSKSRPEWMIQTVLPVIPPDLRPLVPLEGGRFATSDLNDLYRRVINRNNRLKNLLQLKTPEVIIRNEKRMLQEAVDALFDNGRHGRAVTGAGNRPLKSLSDMLKGKGGRFRQNLLGKRVDYSGRSVIVIGPDLKLNQCGLPKKMALTLFEPFIIRRLKELGYCHTVRSAKKMIDRKTPEVWDILAEVTKGHPVMLNRAPTLHRLSIQAFEPKLIEGEAIRVHPLVCTAYNADFDGDQMAVHVPLSVEAQMEARQLMLAPNNIFSPASGRPITTPSQDIILGSYYLSWAPVRTQKDREKQEHLPLFENSSEVEFAIAARKVKYHSWIRIRNPDFGKDSVYGDKESKIIETTPGRVRFNEIWPEGLGFINKNVTKKVMADIIWRCYQVGGKKKTVETLDSLKSLGFREASRSGASIGIVDMVIPEEKPEIISKAYEEVNKVTKQYRNGVITDGERYQKVVDIWTQATDAIANKLYSKLEHNDGKGLSPLFMMVDSGARGNKSQIKQLGGMRGLMAKPSGEIIERPIISNFREGLSVLEYFISTHGARKGLSDTALKTADSGYMTRKLVDVAQDVIVTKPDCGTANGILVRAIYDGDEEAASLALRVYGRVSCEQVKDPVTGQIIVDVDDEITEKQAQAIERIGYEQLKIRSVLTCESDRGCCARCYGLNLATGKTVKIGEAVGIIAAQSIGEPGTQLTMRTFHVGGVAAATFKQPIIKAKNTGVVVYKDLRTVQSAEGNWVVLNKNGTLSVRDKDGLELESHNIVIGSVISIKDGDDVKKTDVIATWDPYNVPILTEKSGKVEFRDMIAGITVQSETDKETGKKGMMVTDHKEDLHPQVVIVDVKTKEVKASYSIPVGAHLSVKEGEEVTGGTLLAKTPRKVARTKDITGGLPRVAELFEARKPKDACVIAKIEGEVSFGGNVRGKKKVIVTDSTTGEQVEHLVPMGKHIIVTEGDRVHRGDQITEGPVSPEDLLEACGAQELQEHLVNEVQSVYRVQGVEINDKHIEIIIRQMLRKVKITDPGDADQLLWGDQIDRTTFKKINAEIVASGGKPAEAEPVLLGITKASLETDSFISAASFQDTTRVLTEAATLGKVDYLTGFKENVIMGHLIPAGSGFDCHRDVEVEFTVEEPEPIFHEPEPAVDEDARTA; encoded by the coding sequence ATGAGTGTTGACACCAATCTTCGCGAACTCTTCGGCGTGGACGAGCGCCCGGAAGCCTTCGACCAGGTTTCCATCACCGTGGCCTCCCCGGACACCATCCGCTCCTGGTCCAAGGGCGAGGTGAAGAACCCGGAAACCATCAACTATCGTACCTTCAAGCCCGAGAAGGGCGGTCTCTTCTGCGAGCGCATCTTCGGACCGACCCGTGACTGGGAGTGCGCCTGCGGCAAGTATAAGCGCATCAAGCACAAGGGCGTCGTGTGCGACCGTTGCGGCGTGGAAGTCACGCTGTCCCGTGTCCGCCGCGAGCGCATGGGCCACATCGAGCTCGCCGTGCCGGTGAGCCACATCTGGTTCTACAAGTGCATGCCGTCCCGCATCGGTCTGGTGCTGGACATGAGCGCCCGCCACCTCGAGCGCGTCATCTACTACGAGGACTACATCGTCACCGAGCCGGGCAACACCCCGCTCGAGCGCGGCCAGCTCCTCACCGAGACCGAACTCCGCGAGGCGGAGGACGCCTACGGTGAAGACACCTTCCGCGCCGGCATGGGCGCCGAGGCGATCCAGGACCTGCTCAAGCAGATCGACCTGGCCGACCTCGCGATCAAGCTGGAGCAGGAGCTCGGCACCACCCGTTCGAAGCAGAACAAGAAGAAGCTCTCCAAGCGCCTCAAGATCGCCCAGGGCTTCGCCGGTTCCAAGTCCCGCCCGGAGTGGATGATCCAGACCGTGCTTCCCGTGATCCCGCCGGACCTTCGTCCGCTGGTTCCGCTGGAAGGCGGCCGTTTCGCCACCTCCGACCTGAACGACCTGTATCGCCGCGTCATCAACCGCAACAACCGCCTGAAGAACCTCCTCCAGCTCAAGACGCCGGAGGTCATCATCCGCAACGAAAAGCGGATGCTTCAGGAAGCCGTTGACGCGTTGTTCGACAACGGCCGCCACGGCCGCGCCGTGACCGGCGCCGGCAACCGTCCGCTCAAGTCCCTCAGCGACATGCTGAAGGGCAAGGGCGGCCGTTTCCGCCAGAACCTGCTCGGCAAGCGTGTCGACTACTCCGGCCGTTCCGTCATCGTCATCGGTCCGGACCTCAAGCTCAACCAGTGCGGTCTTCCCAAGAAGATGGCGCTGACCTTGTTCGAACCGTTCATCATCCGCCGCCTGAAGGAACTGGGCTACTGCCACACGGTTCGCTCGGCCAAGAAGATGATCGACCGCAAGACCCCGGAGGTGTGGGACATCCTCGCCGAAGTGACCAAGGGTCACCCGGTGATGCTGAACCGCGCTCCGACGCTCCACCGCCTGTCAATCCAGGCGTTCGAGCCGAAGCTCATCGAAGGCGAGGCCATCCGCGTCCACCCGCTCGTCTGCACGGCGTACAACGCCGACTTCGACGGTGACCAGATGGCCGTGCACGTCCCGCTCTCGGTCGAGGCCCAGATGGAAGCGCGCCAGCTCATGCTCGCGCCGAACAACATCTTCTCGCCCGCGTCCGGCCGCCCGATTACGACCCCGTCGCAGGACATCATTCTGGGTTCCTACTACCTGAGCTGGGCCCCGGTCCGCACTCAGAAGGACCGCGAGAAGCAGGAGCACCTGCCGTTGTTCGAGAACTCCTCGGAAGTCGAGTTCGCGATCGCCGCGCGCAAGGTGAAGTATCACTCCTGGATCCGCATCCGTAACCCCGACTTCGGCAAGGACTCGGTCTACGGCGACAAGGAATCGAAGATCATCGAGACCACCCCGGGTCGTGTCCGCTTCAATGAGATCTGGCCCGAAGGGCTGGGCTTCATCAACAAGAACGTGACCAAGAAGGTCATGGCGGACATCATCTGGCGTTGCTACCAGGTCGGCGGCAAGAAGAAGACCGTCGAGACCCTGGACTCCCTCAAGAGCCTCGGCTTCCGCGAAGCGTCCCGCTCGGGTGCCTCCATCGGTATCGTCGACATGGTGATCCCGGAAGAGAAGCCGGAGATCATCAGCAAGGCCTACGAGGAGGTCAACAAGGTCACCAAGCAGTACCGCAACGGTGTCATCACCGATGGCGAGCGCTACCAGAAGGTCGTCGACATCTGGACGCAGGCCACCGACGCCATCGCCAACAAGCTTTACAGCAAGTTGGAGCACAACGACGGCAAGGGCCTCAGCCCGCTGTTCATGATGGTGGACTCCGGTGCCCGTGGTAACAAGTCGCAGATCAAGCAGCTCGGCGGTATGCGCGGCCTCATGGCCAAGCCGTCCGGTGAAATTATCGAGCGTCCGATTATCTCGAACTTCCGCGAGGGCCTGTCCGTGCTCGAGTACTTCATCTCGACCCACGGTGCCCGCAAGGGTCTGTCCGACACCGCTCTGAAGACCGCCGACTCGGGTTACATGACCCGCAAGCTGGTGGACGTGGCGCAGGACGTCATCGTCACCAAGCCGGATTGCGGCACCGCCAACGGCATCCTTGTCCGCGCCATCTATGACGGCGATGAAGAGGCCGCCTCGCTGGCGCTGCGCGTCTACGGCCGCGTGTCGTGCGAGCAGGTCAAGGATCCGGTCACTGGCCAGATCATTGTCGATGTCGACGATGAGATCACCGAGAAGCAGGCCCAGGCCATCGAGCGCATCGGTTACGAGCAGCTCAAGATCCGCTCCGTGCTCACGTGCGAATCGGACCGCGGTTGCTGCGCCCGCTGCTACGGCCTGAACCTCGCCACCGGCAAGACGGTGAAGATCGGCGAAGCGGTCGGCATCATCGCCGCCCAGTCGATCGGCGAGCCCGGCACCCAGCTCACCATGCGTACGTTCCACGTCGGTGGTGTGGCGGCGGCGACCTTCAAGCAGCCGATCATCAAGGCGAAGAACACCGGTGTGGTGGTTTACAAGGACCTCCGCACCGTCCAGTCCGCCGAAGGCAACTGGGTCGTCCTCAACAAGAACGGCACGCTGTCCGTTCGCGACAAGGACGGTCTGGAGCTCGAGTCCCACAACATCGTCATCGGTTCCGTGATCTCGATCAAGGACGGCGACGACGTGAAGAAGACCGACGTGATCGCCACCTGGGACCCGTACAACGTGCCGATTCTCACCGAGAAGTCCGGCAAGGTTGAGTTCCGCGACATGATCGCGGGCATCACCGTCCAGTCCGAGACCGACAAGGAAACGGGCAAGAAGGGGATGATGGTCACGGACCACAAGGAAGACCTCCATCCGCAGGTCGTCATCGTGGACGTGAAGACCAAGGAAGTGAAAGCCTCCTACTCGATCCCGGTCGGCGCCCACCTTTCCGTCAAGGAAGGCGAGGAGGTCACGGGCGGCACGCTGCTCGCCAAGACCCCGCGCAAGGTGGCCCGCACCAAGGACATCACCGGTGGTCTGCCGCGTGTGGCCGAGCTGTTCGAAGCCCGCAAGCCGAAGGACGCCTGCGTCATCGCGAAGATCGAGGGCGAGGTCTCCTTCGGGGGCAACGTCCGCGGCAAGAAGAAGGTCATCGTGACCGATTCCACCACCGGCGAGCAGGTCGAGCACCTTGTGCCGATGGGCAAGCACATCATCGTGACCGAAGGCGACCGCGTGCACCGCGGTGACCAGATCACCGAAGGCCCCGTGTCCCCGGAAGACCTCCTCGAGGCTTGCGGCGCGCAGGAGCTCCAGGAGCACCTGGTCAACGAAGTGCAGTCCGTCTACCGCGTCCAGGGCGTGGAAATCAACGACAAGCACATCGAGATCATCATCCGCCAGATGCTGCGCAAGGTGAAGATCACCGACCCGGGCGACGCCGACCAGCTCCTCTGGGGCGACCAGATCGACCGCACGACCTTCAAGAAGATCAATGCGGAGATCGTCGCCAGCGGTGGCAAGCCGGCGGAAGCCGAACCGGTGCTGCTCGGCATCACCAAGGCCTCGCTCGAAACCGACTCGTTCATCTCGGCGGCGTCCTTCCAGGACACCACCCGCGTGCTGACCGAAGCGGCGACCCTCGGCAAGGTGGACTACCTCACGGGCTTCAAGGAGAACGTGATCATGGGCCACCTGATTCCGGCGGGTTCCGGCTTCGATTGCCACCGCGACGTCGAGGTCGAGTTCACGGTCGAAGAGCCGGAGCCGATTTTCCACGAGCCGGAGCCGGCCGTGGACGAGGACGCCCGCACCGCTTGA
- the rplJ gene encoding 50S ribosomal protein L10, giving the protein MNPDKKIIIDGLLDRVNASPYVIVIDYTGMTVQQFTELRNRLSDGGAKCLVAKNSYMKKALAEAGLPDIAEGLVGQTAFVTGDSEVFAAAKAIKNFEKEFKKPEMKVGILDGAVLSADKLKDIADIPSREAILSQLLGTILEPAASIARVIKAKFNPDSDESTEEAPAEAAAE; this is encoded by the coding sequence ATGAATCCCGATAAGAAAATCATCATCGACGGACTGCTCGACCGGGTCAACGCGTCGCCGTATGTGATCGTGATCGATTACACCGGCATGACCGTGCAGCAGTTCACCGAGCTCCGCAACCGTCTCTCGGACGGCGGCGCGAAGTGCCTCGTGGCGAAGAACAGCTACATGAAGAAGGCGCTCGCCGAAGCCGGCCTGCCGGACATCGCCGAAGGCCTCGTCGGCCAGACCGCGTTCGTCACCGGTGACAGCGAAGTCTTCGCGGCGGCCAAGGCGATCAAGAACTTCGAGAAGGAGTTCAAGAAGCCGGAAATGAAGGTGGGCATCCTCGACGGTGCCGTGCTTTCCGCCGACAAGCTCAAGGACATCGCCGACATCCCGTCCCGCGAGGCCATCCTGTCCCAGCTCCTTGGAACCATCCTCGAGCCGGCTGCCAGCATCGCCCGCGTCATCAAGGCGAAGTTCAACCCGGATTCCGACGAATCCACGGAAGAAGCTCCGGCCGAAGCGGCCGCCGAATAA
- the rplL gene encoding 50S ribosomal protein L7/L12: MANIEQIVEELGKLTVLEAADLVKKLEEAWGVSAAAPVAVAAAAGPVEAAEEKTEFDVVITDGGANKIAVIKAVREVSPGLGLADAKKLVESAPAKVLEGVAKDAAEAAKKKLEEAGAKIELK; this comes from the coding sequence ATGGCTAATATCGAACAAATCGTTGAAGAACTCGGCAAGCTGACCGTCCTGGAAGCCGCCGACCTGGTGAAGAAGCTTGAAGAAGCGTGGGGCGTTTCCGCCGCCGCTCCTGTCGCCGTCGCCGCTGCTGCCGGCCCGGTCGAAGCTGCCGAAGAGAAGACCGAATTCGACGTCGTCATCACCGATGGTGGTGCGAACAAGATCGCGGTCATCAAGGCCGTGCGCGAAGTGTCCCCGGGCCTCGGCCTGGCCGACGCCAAGAAGCTCGTCGAAAGCGCTCCTGCCAAGGTGCTCGAAGGTGTCGCCAAGGACGCCGCCGAAGCCGCCAAGAAGAAGCTCGAAGAAGCTGGCGCCAAGATCGAACTCAAGTAA
- the thiS gene encoding sulfur carrier protein ThiS yields the protein MQITLNGQAHELAAPVSIERLLQEVGLGGKPVVVELNLEAIFPRDFPATQVNTGDRVEIVTLAAGG from the coding sequence ATGCAGATCACCCTCAACGGACAAGCCCACGAACTCGCCGCACCGGTCTCGATCGAGCGCCTGTTGCAGGAGGTCGGTCTGGGCGGCAAGCCGGTGGTGGTGGAACTGAACCTGGAAGCGATCTTCCCCCGCGATTTCCCCGCCACCCAGGTGAACACTGGCGACCGGGTCGAGATCGTGACCCTCGCGGCGGGTGGCTGA
- a CDS encoding DUF2851 family protein gives MSYTRLIEHAFAPAILAEPLARPLPPELELQALWFAGAFGRNFTTTAGNTVRIVQFGEWNRSAGPDFIHAAVEINGTLKTGAIELDPEAEDWERHGHSGNPSYRDVALHVVFRGSPQDQFTRDCDHREVPRIEVPHLLLEDALNLPRREIAIARPGRCVRPLAGMDSVAVSRLLEEASTHRAARKAARFLRTADAHGRDAALFQATAETLGYRGNSLAMRLLAQRAPLSAMKEETDHEALLFGTAGFLSPVLHEKAPSDTRDYLRGLWDSWWKQRGRFETGDARVIPWKLHGHRPANHPHRRAGALSALVSVWPKYRRVALARPFHPEPVLAFLEELNHAFWERRHTLTSAPTSRPVALFGRSQGLELLANHLVPVALLEDERFDFNSYWKLRASAPNEHVKRCGLRLFGSLEHAKPWFQKVAHHQALIQIYHDFCLEDVSECERCPFPEQLSQWRA, from the coding sequence ATGAGCTACACCCGCCTCATCGAGCACGCGTTCGCTCCCGCTATCCTGGCCGAGCCGCTCGCCCGGCCGCTGCCTCCCGAGCTGGAGCTGCAGGCGCTGTGGTTCGCCGGAGCATTCGGACGGAACTTCACCACCACCGCGGGGAACACGGTCCGGATCGTTCAATTCGGCGAATGGAACCGCTCGGCGGGCCCGGATTTCATCCACGCCGCCGTCGAGATCAACGGCACGCTGAAGACCGGCGCGATCGAATTGGACCCGGAAGCGGAGGATTGGGAACGCCATGGCCATTCCGGCAATCCGTCCTACCGGGACGTCGCCCTCCACGTTGTGTTCCGAGGTTCACCCCAGGATCAATTCACCCGCGACTGCGATCACCGCGAGGTGCCGAGGATCGAGGTCCCGCACTTGCTGTTGGAAGACGCTCTCAACCTACCCCGCCGCGAGATCGCCATCGCCCGGCCTGGTCGCTGTGTCCGTCCACTCGCGGGCATGGACAGCGTCGCCGTGAGCCGCCTGCTGGAGGAGGCCTCCACCCATCGCGCCGCACGCAAGGCCGCACGCTTTCTACGCACCGCCGATGCCCATGGCCGGGATGCCGCGCTGTTCCAAGCCACGGCGGAAACCCTCGGCTACCGGGGCAATTCGCTCGCCATGCGCCTGCTCGCCCAGCGCGCGCCGCTCTCGGCGATGAAGGAGGAAACCGATCACGAGGCGCTGCTTTTCGGCACCGCGGGTTTCCTTTCTCCCGTGCTCCATGAGAAAGCCCCGTCCGACACCCGCGATTACCTGCGCGGCCTGTGGGACTCCTGGTGGAAGCAGCGCGGCCGCTTTGAAACCGGCGACGCCCGGGTGATCCCGTGGAAGCTCCACGGCCATCGCCCGGCCAATCATCCCCACCGCCGCGCCGGCGCCCTTTCCGCCTTGGTGTCCGTCTGGCCGAAATACCGCCGTGTCGCACTGGCCCGCCCGTTCCACCCGGAACCGGTGCTCGCATTCCTGGAAGAGCTCAACCACGCTTTCTGGGAACGCCGCCACACGCTCACCTCCGCCCCCACCTCACGCCCCGTCGCCTTGTTCGGCCGCTCGCAGGGCTTGGAACTGCTGGCCAACCATTTGGTGCCGGTGGCCTTGCTCGAAGACGAACGCTTCGATTTCAACTCCTACTGGAAACTCCGCGCCAGCGCGCCGAACGAGCACGTGAAACGCTGCGGCCTGCGCCTCTTCGGCTCGCTGGAGCACGCGAAGCCGTGGTTCCAGAAGGTCGCCCACCACCAGGCCCTGATTCAGATCTACCACGACTTCTGTCTCGAGGATGTCAGCGAGTGCGAGCGCTGCCCCTTCCCCGAGCAACTCTCGCAGTGGCGGGCGTGA
- the rpoB gene encoding DNA-directed RNA polymerase subunit beta produces MAERLYFGKFEEVIEPPNLIEVQSRSYEEFLQKDVAPGERTDTGLQAVFQEVFPIKSYDEAIELDFVAYDIEDPKITSLDSLRTGESFSAALYVTFKLKDETGNKKERVYMGELPMMTRRGTFIINGAERVIVSQLHRSPGICFETSQHLNGKMLHSFRIIPDRGSWLEVQFDTNDLLYVYLDRRRRRRKFLASTFLRVLGFPTDRDIVNNFYKTESLKLTEQMDETELGHKVPFEDILDGELVVAKAYEPLTIGIVRQLIALGHKAVEVIDSREDEILLKSLRKDPARDEESALKDIYRKLRPGDPPTAANARALLKRLFFDAKKYDLTRVGRYKINQKLGLGVDSDQRIMVPEDFLGAVKYLLKLKKGEGVIDDIDHLGSRRVRAVGELLANQCRVGLARTERLVKERMTLFDVNIEGMTPQKLINPKALSAVVRDFFGRSQLSQFMDQTNPLAELTHKRRLSALGPGGLNRDRAGFEVRDVHPSHYGRICPIETPEGPNIGLINSMCTYARINEFGFIETPYRKVTAGKVSNEIEYLTADQEEKFLIAQANNPIDKSGKFLNDKVTAREAGGEFIEVDPADVNYMDVSPKQLVSVAAGMIPFLEHDDANRALMGSNMQRQGVPLLVSEAPLVGTGLEGKAARDSRAVVVSEADGIVAAATAEMIVTTPDGKLPVSEEKFLSEPESVKTNVEKGIMAYPLRKFMRSNAGTCINQKPIVKRGQKIKKGDVLADGPNTEDGELALGRNVLVAFMPWNGYNFEDAIVISEKVVKEDIYTSIHIAEFDVAARDTKLGPEEITRDIPNVGEEALRNLDHDGIIRIGAEVKPGDILIGKITPKSETELAPEERLLRAIFGEKAADVKDTSLRVPSGVIGIVQDVRVSSHGLAKKRAEKVDPVELKKQLKKINDEHKKKADQLTDQLTEKLSDILLGEKIPLDVVNAQTGEIIIPANRKITKTLLRKLASVHDHIEIDPSPIRNKILEIIGSFEGRFAELDNERERKLDQLESGDEVDPGVIKEVKVFIAAKRKLSVGDKMAGRHGNKGVVAIIVPEEDMPFLSDGTPVDICLNPLGVPSRMNVGQVLETHLGVAAKALGFKVATPIFDGIKEEVIWDFMSKAKQVDGVKFIGDKGELRERKPGDPEGRGFTWIGDGKDGSTGGKSTLYDGRTGEPYHNPVVVGMIYMLKLGHLVADKIHARAVGPYSLVTQQPLGGKAQYGGQRFGEMEVWALEAYGAAYTLQELLTVKSDDVQGRTRIYEAIVKGDNNLEAGTPESFNVLIKEMQSLGLDVRPGRRGSSHGSGVTGGVDDFSLDDLTL; encoded by the coding sequence ATGGCCGAACGACTCTATTTCGGGAAATTTGAGGAAGTGATTGAGCCGCCGAACCTCATCGAGGTCCAGAGCCGCTCATATGAAGAGTTCCTTCAAAAAGACGTCGCCCCGGGCGAGCGCACCGATACCGGCCTCCAAGCCGTGTTCCAGGAGGTTTTCCCCATCAAGAGCTACGATGAAGCCATCGAGCTCGATTTCGTCGCGTACGACATCGAGGACCCGAAGATCACGTCGCTCGACTCGCTGCGCACCGGCGAAAGCTTCAGCGCCGCGCTGTACGTCACCTTCAAGCTGAAGGACGAGACCGGCAACAAGAAGGAGCGCGTGTACATGGGCGAACTGCCGATGATGACCCGCCGCGGCACCTTCATCATCAACGGTGCGGAGCGCGTGATCGTGTCCCAGCTCCACCGTTCGCCGGGTATCTGCTTCGAGACCTCGCAGCACCTCAACGGCAAGATGCTGCACTCCTTCCGCATCATCCCGGACCGCGGTTCCTGGCTCGAAGTGCAGTTCGACACCAACGACCTGCTCTACGTCTACCTGGACCGCCGCCGCCGCCGCCGCAAGTTCCTGGCCTCGACGTTCCTGCGCGTGCTCGGTTTCCCGACCGACCGCGACATCGTCAACAATTTCTACAAGACCGAGTCCCTCAAGCTCACCGAGCAGATGGACGAGACCGAGCTCGGCCACAAGGTGCCCTTCGAGGACATCCTGGACGGCGAACTCGTGGTCGCGAAGGCCTACGAGCCGCTCACGATCGGCATCGTCCGCCAGCTCATCGCCCTCGGCCACAAGGCGGTGGAGGTGATCGATTCCCGTGAGGATGAAATCCTGCTCAAGTCGCTCCGCAAGGACCCGGCTCGTGACGAGGAGTCCGCGCTGAAGGACATCTACCGCAAGCTGCGTCCCGGCGACCCGCCGACGGCCGCGAACGCCCGCGCGCTGCTCAAGCGCCTGTTCTTCGATGCGAAGAAGTACGACCTGACCCGCGTCGGCCGTTACAAGATCAACCAGAAGCTGGGCCTCGGCGTCGATTCCGACCAGCGCATCATGGTGCCGGAGGACTTCCTCGGCGCCGTGAAGTACCTGCTCAAGCTGAAGAAGGGCGAAGGCGTCATCGACGACATCGACCACCTCGGTTCCCGCCGTGTGCGTGCGGTGGGTGAACTCCTCGCCAACCAGTGCCGCGTGGGCCTTGCCCGCACCGAGCGCCTGGTGAAGGAGCGCATGACCCTGTTCGACGTGAACATCGAGGGCATGACCCCGCAGAAGCTGATCAACCCGAAGGCGCTTTCCGCCGTCGTGCGCGACTTCTTCGGCCGCAGCCAGCTTTCGCAGTTCATGGACCAGACCAACCCTCTGGCCGAGCTGACCCACAAGCGCCGTCTGTCCGCGCTCGGACCTGGCGGTCTGAACCGCGACCGCGCCGGCTTCGAGGTGCGTGACGTTCATCCGTCCCACTACGGCCGCATCTGTCCGATCGAGACCCCGGAAGGTCCGAACATCGGTCTGATCAACTCGATGTGCACCTACGCGCGCATCAACGAGTTCGGTTTCATCGAGACCCCGTATCGCAAGGTCACCGCCGGCAAGGTCAGCAACGAGATCGAGTATCTCACCGCCGACCAGGAGGAGAAGTTCCTCATCGCCCAGGCGAACAACCCGATCGACAAGTCCGGCAAGTTCCTCAACGACAAGGTCACCGCGCGTGAGGCGGGTGGCGAGTTCATCGAAGTCGATCCGGCGGACGTGAACTACATGGACGTTTCGCCGAAGCAGCTCGTTTCGGTGGCCGCGGGCATGATCCCGTTCCTCGAGCACGACGACGCCAACCGCGCGCTCATGGGTTCGAACATGCAGCGCCAGGGCGTGCCGCTCCTCGTTTCCGAAGCGCCGCTCGTCGGCACCGGCCTGGAAGGCAAGGCGGCGCGCGATTCCCGCGCGGTCGTCGTTTCCGAAGCGGACGGCATCGTCGCCGCCGCCACCGCGGAAATGATCGTGACCACTCCGGATGGCAAGCTGCCGGTGTCCGAGGAGAAGTTCCTCTCGGAGCCCGAGTCGGTGAAGACCAACGTGGAGAAGGGCATCATGGCCTACCCGCTGCGCAAGTTCATGCGCTCGAACGCCGGCACCTGCATCAACCAGAAGCCGATCGTCAAGCGTGGCCAGAAGATCAAGAAGGGCGACGTGCTCGCCGACGGCCCGAACACCGAGGACGGTGAACTGGCGCTCGGCCGCAACGTGCTCGTCGCGTTCATGCCTTGGAACGGCTACAACTTCGAGGACGCCATCGTGATCTCGGAGAAGGTCGTGAAGGAGGACATCTACACCTCCATCCACATCGCCGAATTCGACGTGGCCGCCCGCGACACCAAGCTGGGCCCGGAAGAAATCACCCGTGACATCCCGAACGTGGGTGAGGAAGCGCTGCGCAACCTCGACCACGACGGCATCATCCGCATCGGTGCGGAAGTGAAGCCGGGTGACATCCTGATCGGCAAGATCACGCCGAAGTCCGAAACCGAACTCGCCCCGGAAGAGCGCCTGCTGCGCGCCATCTTCGGTGAGAAGGCGGCGGACGTGAAGGACACCTCGCTGCGCGTGCCCTCCGGCGTCATCGGCATCGTTCAGGACGTCCGCGTTTCCTCGCACGGCCTCGCCAAGAAGCGTGCGGAGAAGGTCGATCCGGTCGAGCTGAAGAAGCAGCTCAAGAAGATCAACGACGAGCACAAGAAGAAGGCGGACCAGCTCACCGACCAGCTGACGGAGAAGCTCTCCGACATCCTGCTCGGCGAGAAGATCCCGCTCGACGTCGTCAACGCGCAGACCGGCGAGATCATCATCCCGGCCAACCGCAAGATCACCAAGACCCTGCTGCGCAAGCTGGCCTCGGTGCACGACCACATCGAAATCGATCCGTCCCCGATCCGGAACAAGATCCTCGAGATCATCGGTTCCTTCGAAGGCCGCTTCGCCGAACTCGACAACGAGCGCGAGCGCAAGCTCGACCAGCTCGAGTCCGGTGACGAGGTCGATCCGGGCGTGATCAAGGAGGTGAAGGTCTTCATCGCCGCCAAGCGCAAGCTCTCGGTGGGTGACAAGATGGCCGGTCGCCACGGTAACAAGGGCGTTGTCGCCATCATCGTTCCCGAGGAAGACATGCCGTTCCTTTCGGACGGCACCCCGGTCGACATCTGCCTCAACCCGCTCGGCGTGCCGTCGCGAATGAACGTCGGCCAGGTTCTTGAAACCCACCTTGGCGTCGCCGCCAAGGCCCTCGGTTTCAAGGTCGCCACGCCGATTTTCGACGGCATCAAGGAAGAGGTGATCTGGGACTTCATGTCCAAGGCCAAGCAGGTGGACGGCGTCAAGTTCATCGGCGACAAGGGCGAACTTCGCGAGCGCAAGCCGGGTGACCCGGAAGGCCGCGGCTTCACCTGGATCGGCGATGGCAAGGACGGCTCCACCGGCGGTAAGTCGACCCTCTATGACGGCCGCACCGGCGAGCCGTACCACAACCCGGTCGTGGTCGGCATGATCTACATGCTGAAGCTCGGCCACTTGGTTGCCGACAAGATCCACGCCCGTGCCGTCGGGCCGTACTCGCTCGTCACCCAGCAGCCGCTCGGTGGTAAGGCGCAATACGGTGGCCAGCGTTTCGGGGAAATGGAAGTGTGGGCGCTCGAAGCTTACGGTGCCGCCTACACCCTGCAGGAGCTCCTCACCGTCAAGTCCGACGACGTGCAGGGCCGCACCCGCATCTACGAAGCCATCGTCAAGGGCGACAACAACCTCGAGGCGGGCACGCCCGAGTCGTTCAACGTCCTTATCAAGGAAATGCAGTCGCTCGGCCTGGACGTCCGTCCCGGCAGGCGCGGATCGAGCCACGGCTCCGGTGTCACCGGCGGCGTGGACGACTTCTCGCTGGACGACCTCACCCTGTAA